A window of Pirellulales bacterium contains these coding sequences:
- a CDS encoding PEP-CTERM sorting domain-containing protein encodes MKLQRLSIHLTIAAAMAGLGVAQASQIVRPTNFGLGADAEIREETPTANRGASNELASNVRNLVTPPTFDYTDPADLGDRNRIMYLQFDLSGITAADVTDSVLRLTVRNNNQLTIGRIQDTDTFDPDLGMNGLVYWGIPNSSFDESKIAYTTAFIPGVIDVVGAPGLTPDGNVGTRDFNSSAVPLGDRDFPALGTQNGLAVGSPIDFRSSALDAFLLGEIQAGNPVAVFAVHVRNEANAIATAMTPGDPGNWVNFNYLFNPKEMTTLNTNPTYDADTTDPNNPTGGPFSGASNANGEFSPQLRLNFPVPEPTSIALSVLAGLGLLAVRRR; translated from the coding sequence ATGAAGTTGCAACGACTGTCAATTCACCTCACCATCGCCGCGGCGATGGCCGGCTTGGGCGTCGCCCAGGCGAGCCAGATCGTCCGGCCGACGAACTTCGGCCTCGGGGCCGACGCGGAAATCCGGGAGGAAACCCCCACGGCAAATCGGGGGGCGAGCAACGAGTTGGCCAGCAACGTCCGGAATCTCGTGACCCCGCCGACGTTTGACTACACCGACCCGGCCGACCTGGGCGACCGCAATCGCATCATGTACTTGCAGTTCGACCTGAGCGGGATCACCGCCGCCGACGTCACCGACTCGGTCCTACGGTTGACGGTGCGGAACAATAATCAACTGACCATCGGCCGGATTCAGGATACCGACACCTTCGACCCCGACCTCGGCATGAACGGGCTCGTTTACTGGGGTATTCCGAACTCTTCGTTTGACGAATCAAAGATTGCCTACACGACCGCGTTCATTCCCGGCGTCATTGACGTCGTCGGCGCCCCGGGTCTGACCCCGGACGGAAACGTCGGAACTCGCGACTTCAATTCGTCCGCCGTGCCGCTAGGCGATCGCGACTTCCCCGCTTTGGGCACCCAAAACGGCTTGGCCGTCGGCTCTCCGATCGACTTCCGCAGCAGCGCCCTCGACGCGTTCTTGCTGGGCGAAATCCAGGCCGGCAACCCGGTCGCCGTGTTTGCCGTCCACGTTCGCAACGAGGCCAACGCGATCGCAACGGCAATGACCCCCGGTGATCCCGGCAACTGGGTCAACTTTAACTATCTGTTCAATCCCAAGGAAATGACGACCCTGAACACTAATCCGACGTATGACGCCGACACGACGGACCCGAACAACCCGACGGGAGGTCCGTTCTCGGGGGCCAGCAACGCCAACGGCGAGTTCTCGCCGCAACTGCGTCTGAACTTCCCGGTGCCCGAGCCGACCTCGATTGCGTTGTCGGTCCTGGCTGGGCTCGGTCTGCTGGCAGTTCGTCGCCGGTAA
- a CDS encoding DNA-binding transcriptional regulator — MNKSRVIALAFPRGGHLEVLIEGVLSYAGEKGRDWSYVAALETPVLSVVDLVDWPGDGILSAINTKEEAACAAAMKTPIVNVSSALPVSPVPACIIDNAAMGRLAGEHLIGRGFRSFGYYGVRDVTYSDERQQGFEQTLAQAGYSSTAFLAYPTYHQRGNWLQQSTALSDWLQGLPKPAGVFAVSDYRARSALEACRELGLKVPEDVAIVGTGNEDLVCSHVRPTLSSVARNNRLQGYRAAELLDLLMRGEQVDTIQPPIPPLEVVERESTQTFAVTDPRLRSAMQFLHDHLHEPLFTIDDVARHATVSRRWLEYAFREALEETPYQYLRRQRLARARRLLMDEPNEKIHRIARISGFSSAKQLAILFQQELGMSPREYRRKVLS, encoded by the coding sequence ATGAACAAATCTCGCGTGATCGCCCTGGCCTTTCCCCGCGGCGGGCACCTCGAAGTGCTGATCGAAGGGGTCCTGAGTTACGCCGGCGAGAAAGGGCGCGACTGGAGTTACGTCGCGGCCCTCGAGACGCCTGTCCTCTCGGTGGTCGACTTGGTCGACTGGCCGGGAGACGGCATCTTGTCGGCGATCAACACCAAGGAAGAGGCCGCCTGCGCCGCGGCGATGAAGACGCCGATCGTCAATGTCTCCAGCGCACTGCCCGTCTCTCCCGTGCCGGCCTGCATCATCGACAACGCCGCCATGGGGCGACTGGCAGGCGAGCACCTGATCGGGCGGGGATTTCGGTCGTTCGGTTACTACGGCGTGCGGGACGTCACGTACTCCGACGAGCGGCAACAGGGCTTCGAGCAGACGCTCGCCCAGGCGGGATATTCCTCCACGGCGTTCTTGGCGTATCCCACCTACCACCAGCGCGGCAACTGGCTGCAACAAAGCACCGCGCTGTCCGATTGGCTGCAGGGGCTCCCCAAGCCGGCGGGCGTGTTCGCCGTCTCGGACTATCGGGCGCGGTCGGCCCTGGAAGCCTGCCGAGAGTTGGGGCTCAAGGTTCCTGAGGACGTTGCAATCGTCGGCACGGGGAACGAGGACCTGGTCTGCTCGCACGTGCGGCCGACCCTCAGCAGCGTGGCCCGCAACAACCGGTTGCAAGGCTATCGGGCCGCGGAATTGCTTGACCTGTTGATGCGAGGTGAGCAGGTGGACACCATCCAGCCGCCGATTCCGCCGTTGGAGGTCGTCGAGCGCGAGTCGACGCAGACGTTCGCCGTGACGGACCCGAGATTGCGCTCGGCCATGCAGTTCCTGCACGACCACTTGCACGAGCCTTTGTTCACGATCGACGACGTCGCCCGGCATGCAACGGTCTCGCGGCGGTGGCTGGAATATGCGTTTCGCGAGGCGCTCGAGGAGACTCCGTACCAGTACCTGCGTCGGCAGCGGCTGGCCCGGGCTCGACGACTGCTCATGGACGAGCCGAACGAAAAGATCCACCGCATCGCTCGGATCAGCGGCTTCTCGTCGGCCAAGCAGTTGGCGATTCTGTTTCAGCAGGAGTTGGGGATGAGCCCCCGGGAATACCGCCGGAAGGTGTTGTCCTGA
- a CDS encoding DUF1559 domain-containing protein: MNAILQTRCARSRRAFTLVELLVVIAIIGVLVALLLPAIQAAREAARNAQCKNNLRQIALAMLNFESTHKSFPSGGWGFRWMGDPDRGVGPGQPGGWTFQVAPMLEQGNVTFVGKGLTGTAKKAALAEQRATVVGTFYCPSRRAPVGMQGVETTHNADIPATEGKTDYAANGGNNSLSIGGGPAPNFTTLSDCLGSFPNCDWASGRAPSDVQIANLFRGIVTSRTGAKIRQVSDGTSNTLMLGEKSMDQRFYSNVTERDLSMEGNDNPGDNSSAWQGYDQDTVRWPAESRPPIRDQLGTEVVMAMGGPHASAINGAMCDGSVHAFAYDIDPVTWNNIAIRDDGQTVDLP; this comes from the coding sequence ATGAATGCGATTCTGCAGACTCGTTGTGCACGGAGCCGCCGGGCCTTCACGCTCGTAGAACTATTGGTGGTGATCGCCATCATCGGGGTTTTGGTCGCGCTGTTGCTCCCTGCGATTCAAGCAGCGCGTGAAGCAGCCCGCAACGCCCAGTGCAAGAACAATCTGCGGCAGATCGCGCTGGCGATGCTGAACTTCGAAAGCACCCACAAGTCGTTTCCGTCGGGCGGTTGGGGTTTTCGATGGATGGGCGACCCCGACCGGGGCGTCGGCCCGGGACAGCCGGGGGGATGGACGTTCCAGGTCGCTCCGATGCTCGAGCAGGGCAATGTCACATTCGTCGGCAAAGGACTCACGGGCACTGCGAAAAAAGCGGCGCTGGCTGAACAGCGCGCTACGGTCGTGGGAACATTTTATTGCCCGTCTCGGCGAGCGCCGGTCGGCATGCAGGGAGTAGAAACGACGCACAATGCCGATATTCCGGCAACGGAGGGAAAGACGGATTACGCGGCGAACGGCGGCAACAACTCGTTGTCGATCGGAGGCGGACCGGCTCCCAACTTCACAACGTTGAGCGATTGTCTCGGAAGCTTTCCCAACTGCGATTGGGCTTCGGGCAGAGCCCCCTCGGACGTGCAAATCGCCAATCTGTTCCGCGGGATCGTGACGTCTCGCACAGGCGCCAAGATTCGGCAGGTTAGCGACGGGACCTCGAACACGTTGATGCTCGGCGAAAAGAGCATGGATCAACGCTTCTACTCCAATGTCACCGAGCGTGATCTCTCGATGGAAGGGAACGACAACCCCGGCGACAACAGTTCCGCTTGGCAAGGGTACGACCAAGACACCGTCCGTTGGCCGGCAGAGTCCCGCCCGCCGATTCGCGACCAATTGGGAACGGAAGTTGTCATGGCTATGGGCGGACCGCACGCTTCGGCCATCAACGGCGCCATGTGCGACGGGTCGGTTCACGCCTTTGCATATGATATCGACCCCGTGACCTGGAATAACATTGCCATTCGCGATGACGGACAGACTGTCGACTTGCCGTAG
- a CDS encoding glycoside hydrolase family 28 protein — MPLRLSASLTLVLLAIGAVVRADEAIPTRDQTGPAAMPRDVAPIVAPFEMPTPRRPKFPPRTVSIVDCGAIADRGKLATTAIQQAIDRVAAAGGGTALVPAGRWQTGRIVLRSRVNLHLAAGAVLEFSDRIEDYLPPVFTRYEGIELMSAGGLIYARGAEGCAVTGSGELLGPKSGPLREARPGLSDELVDPQSPVEDRVFDGRQGRHYFRPYFITLVECRDVLVEGVALRRGPMWNIVPIACDGVLVRGVTIDSRGVVNGDGIDVESSRNVLVEYCSVDTGDDCYVLKAGRNADGLRTARPVENVVFRRNYAAGGIGGVTCGSETAGGIRRVHVHDCVFEGVKHAIYLKTRRPRGGGGEQLSFERIRFTTQDHAVFCDMLGAPMFVGELAERLPPRPLTPSTPYYRDVTIRGLAGSCQGEFVKVKGIPESPLTRFTVEDATVASRGLLNLTDVRQFAIRRSRIVSRDPTITLNAVRGFAGEEVAVEATARPRLVKDEDEIAGAAEIEWIGSTPPLDAWQSD; from the coding sequence ATGCCATTACGCTTGAGCGCATCCTTGACGCTCGTCCTGCTGGCGATCGGCGCCGTAGTTCGCGCCGACGAGGCGATCCCGACTCGCGACCAAACTGGCCCCGCGGCGATGCCTCGCGACGTGGCGCCGATCGTGGCGCCGTTTGAAATGCCGACGCCACGGCGGCCCAAGTTCCCGCCGCGAACCGTGTCGATCGTCGACTGCGGGGCAATCGCAGATCGCGGCAAGCTCGCGACCACGGCAATCCAACAGGCGATCGACCGGGTCGCGGCGGCGGGAGGGGGCACGGCGCTGGTCCCGGCCGGCCGGTGGCAGACCGGACGGATCGTGCTCCGCTCGCGCGTAAATTTGCATCTGGCCGCCGGGGCCGTGCTCGAATTCAGCGACAGGATCGAAGATTACCTCCCCCCGGTCTTCACGCGGTACGAGGGGATTGAGCTGATGAGCGCCGGCGGGCTGATCTACGCCCGCGGGGCCGAAGGGTGCGCCGTCACCGGCTCCGGCGAATTGCTGGGGCCCAAGTCAGGACCGCTCCGCGAAGCGCGCCCGGGGCTCTCCGACGAGCTGGTCGATCCGCAATCGCCGGTCGAAGATCGCGTGTTCGACGGCCGGCAGGGGCGGCATTACTTTCGCCCCTATTTCATCACGCTGGTGGAATGCCGCGACGTGCTCGTCGAGGGCGTCGCCCTCCGCCGCGGCCCGATGTGGAACATCGTTCCCATCGCCTGCGACGGCGTGCTGGTGCGCGGCGTCACGATCGACAGTCGCGGCGTGGTCAACGGCGACGGAATCGACGTCGAGTCGAGTCGCAACGTGCTCGTCGAGTACTGTTCGGTCGACACGGGGGACGACTGCTACGTCCTCAAAGCGGGCCGCAACGCCGACGGACTGCGGACCGCTCGTCCGGTCGAGAACGTCGTGTTCCGCCGCAACTACGCCGCGGGAGGCATCGGCGGTGTCACCTGCGGCAGCGAGACCGCGGGGGGGATCCGGCGCGTTCACGTTCACGATTGCGTGTTCGAAGGGGTCAAGCACGCGATCTATCTGAAAACGCGTCGCCCGCGCGGCGGCGGGGGCGAGCAGCTCTCCTTCGAGCGAATTCGCTTCACGACTCAGGACCACGCCGTGTTCTGCGACATGCTGGGAGCCCCGATGTTCGTGGGCGAATTGGCCGAACGCCTCCCTCCTCGCCCCCTGACGCCGTCGACGCCGTACTACCGCGACGTCACGATCCGCGGGCTCGCCGGTTCGTGCCAGGGCGAATTCGTGAAGGTGAAGGGAATCCCCGAGAGCCCGCTGACGCGGTTCACGGTGGAAGACGCGACCGTTGCGAGTCGGGGGTTGCTGAACCTCACGGACGTCCGGCAGTTTGCCATCCGCCGCTCGCGGATCGTCTCGCGCGACCCGACGATCACGTTGAACGCCGTTCGAGGATTTGCAGGCGAGGAGGTCGCCGTGGAAGCGACGGCACGACCGCGGCTGGTCAAAGACGAGGACGAGATAGCCGGCGCTGCTGAGATCGAATGGATAGGCAGTACCCCGCCGCTGGATGCTTGGCAGAGCGACTAA
- a CDS encoding acetylxylan esterase, with product MTTWALVAGGENQRAAASDAPPASAAPSGDARLKPLKTLRESYFPFTPPATRAAWEVRSREVRTQILVAAGLWPEPERPKPRAVVYGRVDRDEYTVEKVILESYPGHFVTGNLYRPKAPAPAGERRPAVLSPYGHWPGGRFGDLGAETVEAQIAMGAETFPTGGRHPLQARCVQLARMGCIAFIYDLEGYADSRQLPESVSHRLASSRPEFEGPEHWGFFSTQAELRMQSVFGVQVYNGLCALDWLASLPDVDPARIGVTGGSGGATQTMMICGVDDRPAAAFEAVMVSTAMQGGCPCENACCLRVDSGNVEIAALMAPKPLGLASANDWTAQFHELGYPELQQLYRLVGAADRVKLAKLTQFPHNYNAVTREAMYEWFNEHLQLGLEGPVVERDYVPLSIAEMSVWDASHPAPPSGDEHERALVRELTARDERQLAKLTPTDAASLEQFREVMRAALRVLVGPPPEAGDAVFASMARETGSDGETREHGVVRERRRGAVLPVTILRPSQEPTGWVLWTDPRGKAGLAETSGDLRGEVRRLLDAGYAVVGVDVLGQGDCTLDGRPIDANRTVEGDRDLAAYTYGYNRTLVSQRAADLVSTAQALALAFPTGDKPALVAPADAAPWSATAIALAPSAFSRAAIDVAGFRFASLGDWRDGAFLPGIVKYGDLPGLLSLAAPLPIVVKGVREGDLELAKAAYAAANAEEQLLTVGDRLELSKAMLESGARQ from the coding sequence ATGACAACCTGGGCCCTCGTCGCAGGCGGCGAAAATCAGCGAGCGGCAGCATCCGACGCACCTCCGGCAAGTGCAGCCCCCAGCGGCGACGCAAGGCTGAAACCGCTGAAGACGCTCCGCGAGAGCTATTTCCCGTTCACCCCGCCGGCGACCCGCGCTGCCTGGGAAGTGCGCTCCCGCGAGGTCCGCACGCAGATCCTCGTCGCAGCCGGATTGTGGCCCGAGCCGGAACGTCCCAAACCCCGCGCAGTCGTCTATGGACGTGTCGATCGCGACGAGTATACGGTTGAGAAAGTCATTCTGGAGAGTTACCCGGGGCATTTCGTAACCGGCAATCTGTACCGCCCCAAGGCCCCTGCGCCTGCAGGAGAGAGACGTCCGGCAGTGCTTAGCCCCTACGGCCACTGGCCTGGCGGGCGGTTCGGCGACTTGGGCGCCGAGACGGTCGAAGCGCAAATCGCCATGGGGGCCGAGACGTTTCCGACCGGCGGGCGCCATCCCCTGCAAGCCCGCTGCGTGCAGTTGGCGCGCATGGGCTGCATCGCGTTCATCTACGACCTGGAAGGTTACGCCGACAGCCGGCAATTGCCCGAGAGCGTATCGCATCGACTCGCCTCTTCTCGCCCCGAATTCGAGGGGCCCGAGCATTGGGGATTCTTCAGCACGCAAGCTGAATTGCGGATGCAAAGCGTGTTCGGGGTGCAAGTTTATAACGGGCTCTGTGCGCTTGATTGGCTGGCGTCGCTGCCTGACGTTGACCCGGCGCGAATCGGGGTCACCGGCGGAAGCGGCGGCGCCACCCAGACGATGATGATCTGCGGAGTCGACGACCGCCCTGCCGCGGCCTTCGAGGCGGTCATGGTCTCGACCGCAATGCAGGGTGGCTGCCCGTGCGAGAACGCTTGTTGCCTGCGCGTCGACTCGGGCAATGTGGAGATCGCCGCCCTGATGGCGCCCAAACCGTTGGGGCTGGCCAGCGCGAACGATTGGACGGCCCAGTTCCACGAGTTGGGGTATCCCGAGTTGCAGCAGCTCTACCGGCTCGTCGGTGCGGCGGATCGAGTGAAGCTGGCCAAGCTGACGCAGTTTCCGCACAACTACAACGCCGTGACGCGGGAGGCGATGTACGAGTGGTTCAACGAGCACCTGCAGTTGGGTCTCGAAGGCCCGGTCGTCGAGCGGGATTACGTGCCGCTGAGCATTGCGGAGATGTCAGTGTGGGACGCATCGCACCCGGCGCCGCCGAGCGGGGACGAGCACGAGCGAGCCTTGGTGCGGGAGCTGACCGCCCGCGACGAGCGGCAGCTCGCCAAGCTGACGCCGACCGACGCGGCGTCGCTGGAGCAGTTCCGCGAAGTAATGCGCGCGGCGCTGCGTGTGCTCGTCGGGCCTCCGCCTGAGGCAGGGGACGCCGTGTTTGCATCAATGGCCCGGGAAACCGGTTCCGACGGGGAGACTCGCGAGCATGGGGTGGTGCGCGAGCGCCGACGCGGGGCGGTGCTGCCGGTGACGATCCTTCGGCCTTCGCAAGAGCCGACCGGATGGGTCCTGTGGACCGATCCCCGCGGCAAGGCCGGTTTGGCCGAGACAAGCGGCGACTTGCGGGGGGAAGTCCGGCGGCTGTTGGACGCGGGCTACGCAGTCGTCGGCGTCGACGTGCTGGGGCAGGGGGACTGCACGCTGGACGGTCGTCCGATTGACGCGAACCGCACGGTGGAAGGCGATCGCGATCTGGCCGCTTACACCTACGGCTACAATCGGACCCTCGTGTCCCAACGGGCCGCTGATCTGGTTTCAACGGCTCAGGCCCTCGCTTTGGCTTTTCCGACTGGCGACAAGCCGGCCCTTGTTGCGCCAGCGGACGCTGCGCCGTGGAGTGCGACCGCGATTGCCCTGGCGCCCTCGGCGTTCTCGCGAGCCGCGATCGACGTCGCCGGTTTCCGGTTCGCAAGCCTTGGCGATTGGCGCGACGGAGCCTTTCTGCCCGGGATCGTGAAGTACGGCGACTTGCCCGGTTTGCTCTCGCTGGCCGCTCCGCTGCCGATCGTCGTCAAAGGCGTTCGCGAGGGCGATCTTGAGTTGGCAAAAGCGGCCTATGCGGCGGCAAATGCGGAGGAGCAATTGCTGACGGTTGGCGACAGGCTTGAACTCTCGAAAGCTATGCTGGAGAGCGGCGCGCGCCAGTAG
- a CDS encoding alpha-L-fucosidase: protein MNKLRSLCILALTAGSCAPLARAADDDPVYLFTTFHGNGEDGLRFAYSFDGYRWANVPGTFLKPRVGSGLMRDPSLLRGPDGRYRLVWTTAWKEDQGFGYSSSADLVHWSEQKFVSAMMHEPTTVNVWAPELFYDAKREQYVILWASTIPGRFPDGQEESTNNHRMYCTTTKDFVDFAPTKLYLDPGFSVIDCVIVAHDERFVLVLKDNTRPERNISVAFADDPLGPWEDRSTPLTAHLTEGPTVLRTGDDWLIYYDSYGDKSYGALRTRDFRTFEDVSSQVSVPRGHTHGTICQVTRKELAYLIRVGSEQVPQTRLPVDPALPVEELQSRLAEIDNVVARGPYRPDWDSLREFQTPAWYQDAKFGIFIHWGPYAVPAFGSEWYPRTMYTSGTPEFAHHLKTYGPHARFGYKDFIPQFKAEKFDPSAWAELFAAAGAKYVVPVAEHHDGFPMYASDYTDWSAAKRGPGRDVLGELAAALREKGLVVGASSHRAEHWFYFDPGLRIDSDVLDPANADLYGPAVNKRVAENQSEPPDEQFLDDWLLRSCEIVDKYRPQVMYFDWWICQPVFQPYLKRFGAYYYNRCAEWGQPGAINFKDWEGRSFPDGTGVFDIERGSAPAIRADFWQTCTSVSKSSWGYVTNHEYKQAGEIVDDLIDVVSKNGTMLLNIGPQADGTIPAEEAAMLRDIGAWLAINGEAIYGSRPWTRFGEGPTEAVAGSFADTKRDPFTSRDVRFTTKGNVLYAIALAAPADGKLLVTSLAGYGDGSAEDATPHIENVELLGADGPVDWEHTPAGLAAKIPLPAPSEYAVTLKITLRGAVPAPTGTD, encoded by the coding sequence ATGAATAAGCTTCGCAGCCTGTGCATTCTCGCTCTGACGGCAGGATCGTGCGCACCGCTCGCTCGCGCCGCGGACGACGACCCCGTCTATCTCTTCACGACCTTTCACGGCAACGGCGAAGACGGCCTGCGGTTCGCCTACAGCTTCGACGGCTACCGCTGGGCGAACGTCCCGGGAACGTTCCTCAAGCCGAGGGTCGGCAGCGGGTTGATGCGCGACCCGAGTCTGCTGCGGGGCCCCGACGGACGGTATCGCCTCGTGTGGACGACCGCCTGGAAGGAGGACCAAGGCTTCGGCTACTCGTCGAGCGCCGACCTCGTTCACTGGAGCGAGCAGAAGTTCGTCTCCGCGATGATGCACGAGCCGACCACCGTGAACGTCTGGGCGCCTGAGCTGTTCTACGACGCCAAGCGCGAGCAGTACGTCATTCTGTGGGCGTCGACGATCCCAGGGCGGTTCCCCGACGGTCAGGAGGAATCGACGAACAACCACCGGATGTACTGCACGACGACCAAAGACTTTGTCGACTTCGCTCCGACGAAACTCTATCTCGACCCCGGGTTCAGCGTCATCGACTGCGTCATTGTCGCCCACGACGAGCGCTTTGTCCTCGTTCTCAAGGACAACACTCGACCTGAGCGGAACATCAGCGTCGCGTTCGCCGACGATCCGCTTGGCCCGTGGGAGGACCGCTCGACGCCGCTGACGGCCCATCTCACCGAGGGGCCGACGGTGCTCCGGACCGGCGACGACTGGCTGATCTACTATGACAGCTACGGCGACAAGTCCTACGGCGCCCTCCGCACGCGCGACTTTCGCACATTCGAGGACGTCAGTTCGCAGGTTTCGGTTCCCCGTGGACATACGCACGGCACGATCTGTCAGGTCACTCGCAAGGAACTGGCGTATCTGATTCGCGTCGGGAGCGAGCAAGTTCCCCAGACGCGTCTGCCCGTCGATCCGGCGCTTCCCGTCGAGGAACTCCAATCGCGACTTGCAGAAATCGACAACGTCGTCGCCCGCGGACCGTATCGTCCCGACTGGGATTCGCTCCGCGAGTTTCAAACCCCCGCGTGGTATCAAGACGCCAAGTTCGGCATCTTCATCCACTGGGGGCCCTACGCCGTCCCCGCGTTCGGGAGCGAGTGGTATCCCCGCACGATGTACACGTCGGGAACGCCCGAATTCGCGCATCATCTGAAGACCTACGGCCCGCACGCCCGGTTCGGGTACAAGGACTTCATCCCGCAGTTCAAGGCGGAGAAGTTCGACCCGTCCGCGTGGGCCGAGTTGTTCGCCGCCGCGGGGGCCAAGTACGTCGTTCCCGTGGCCGAGCATCACGACGGCTTCCCAATGTACGCCAGCGATTATACCGACTGGTCGGCCGCGAAGCGCGGTCCGGGCCGCGACGTTCTTGGCGAGCTGGCCGCCGCCTTGCGCGAGAAGGGGCTCGTCGTCGGCGCTTCGTCCCACCGTGCCGAGCATTGGTTCTACTTCGATCCCGGCCTGCGGATCGATTCCGACGTTCTCGATCCGGCGAACGCGGACCTCTACGGACCGGCCGTCAACAAACGGGTCGCCGAAAACCAGTCCGAGCCCCCCGACGAGCAGTTCCTGGACGACTGGCTGCTGCGAAGTTGTGAGATCGTCGACAAGTACCGCCCCCAGGTCATGTACTTCGACTGGTGGATCTGCCAGCCAGTGTTCCAACCGTACTTGAAGCGGTTCGGCGCCTACTACTACAACCGGTGTGCCGAGTGGGGCCAACCGGGGGCGATCAACTTCAAGGACTGGGAGGGGCGCAGTTTTCCCGACGGCACGGGGGTGTTTGACATCGAACGGGGCTCCGCCCCGGCGATTCGCGCCGACTTCTGGCAAACCTGCACGTCGGTCTCCAAGTCGTCGTGGGGCTACGTGACGAACCACGAGTACAAGCAGGCCGGCGAGATCGTCGACGACCTGATCGACGTCGTCAGCAAAAACGGCACGATGCTGCTGAACATCGGCCCCCAGGCCGACGGGACGATCCCCGCGGAGGAAGCCGCAATGCTCCGCGACATCGGCGCCTGGCTGGCGATCAACGGGGAGGCGATCTATGGTTCGCGTCCCTGGACGCGATTCGGCGAGGGCCCGACCGAAGCGGTCGCCGGTTCGTTTGCCGACACGAAGCGCGACCCCTTTACCAGTCGCGACGTCCGCTTCACGACCAAGGGGAACGTGCTGTACGCGATCGCACTGGCGGCGCCCGCCGACGGCAAGCTGTTGGTGACGTCGCTGGCGGGATACGGCGACGGATCGGCAGAGGATGCAACGCCGCACATCGAGAACGTCGAACTGCTGGGCGCCGACGGCCCGGTCGACTGGGAGCACACTCCCGCGGGCCTCGCCGCAAAGATTCCCCTGCCTGCCCCGTCGGAATATGCCGTGACGCTGAAAATTACGCTGCGCGGCGCGGTTCCGGCGCCCACGGGAACTGACTAA
- a CDS encoding L-fucose/L-arabinose isomerase family protein produces the protein MPSRTAHPPTLGVIVGNRDFFPDQLVTEARSDIERLFGETGITPVWVGVDETKLGGIETHADARRCADLFRRRRDDIDGVLVVLPNFGDEKGVADVLKLAGLDVPVLVQAYPDDLNQLGVSRRRDGFCGKISVCNNLVQAGIKFTLTERHVVAPLADDFRRELDQFLRVCRVVNGVRGVRLGAVGARPGAFNTVRYSEKLLERHGVSVTTVDLSEFIAQVDKLVADDPAVAAKLDDIRGYAPAPGVPPEKLVQMAKLGVVLGRWMEANALDATAIQCWTSVQQNLGCNVCTLMSMMSERFMPSACEVDVTGVLTMYAMQLAAGSPAALVDWNNNYGDDPDKCTLFHCGNWAKSFLPDIKIANAPILGSTLGVENTYGALEGRTPAGPLTYGRVTTADAEGRIRAYVGQGELTADELNTFGTRAVAKVSDLQRLLRYVCREGFEHHVVMTGSTSAAALAEAFSNYLGWETYSHS, from the coding sequence ATGCCCTCACGCACTGCTCATCCTCCGACGCTCGGCGTCATCGTCGGCAATCGCGACTTCTTCCCCGATCAACTTGTCACCGAGGCCCGCTCCGACATTGAGCGGCTCTTCGGCGAGACGGGGATCACGCCCGTCTGGGTCGGCGTCGACGAGACCAAGCTCGGCGGCATCGAGACCCACGCCGACGCCCGCAGGTGCGCCGACCTGTTCCGCCGCCGCCGGGACGACATCGACGGGGTACTCGTCGTGCTCCCCAATTTCGGCGACGAGAAAGGCGTGGCCGACGTCCTGAAGCTCGCCGGGCTCGACGTCCCCGTCCTGGTGCAGGCGTACCCCGACGATCTCAACCAACTCGGGGTCTCGCGTCGTCGCGACGGGTTCTGCGGCAAGATCTCTGTCTGCAACAACTTGGTGCAGGCGGGAATCAAGTTCACGCTCACCGAGCGGCACGTCGTGGCGCCGCTTGCCGACGACTTTCGCCGCGAGCTCGATCAGTTCCTGCGCGTGTGCCGGGTCGTCAATGGGGTGCGCGGCGTGCGGCTGGGAGCCGTCGGCGCCCGGCCCGGGGCTTTCAACACCGTCCGCTACAGCGAGAAACTCCTCGAACGCCACGGCGTGAGCGTCACCACGGTTGATCTGTCGGAGTTCATCGCCCAGGTCGACAAGCTTGTCGCCGACGATCCGGCGGTTGCGGCGAAGCTCGACGACATCCGCGGCTACGCCCCCGCTCCCGGCGTGCCGCCGGAAAAACTCGTGCAAATGGCCAAGCTGGGCGTCGTGCTCGGTCGCTGGATGGAGGCCAACGCGCTCGATGCGACCGCGATCCAGTGTTGGACCAGCGTTCAGCAAAACCTTGGTTGCAACGTCTGCACGCTGATGAGCATGATGAGCGAGCGGTTCATGCCGAGCGCCTGCGAGGTCGACGTCACCGGCGTGCTGACGATGTACGCGATGCAACTCGCTGCGGGGTCTCCGGCCGCGTTGGTGGATTGGAACAACAACTACGGCGACGATCCCGACAAGTGCACGCTGTTTCATTGCGGCAACTGGGCGAAGAGCTTCCTCCCCGACATCAAGATCGCCAACGCCCCGATCTTGGGGAGCACCCTCGGCGTGGAGAACACCTACGGCGCCCTCGAGGGTCGCACTCCCGCCGGCCCGTTGACTTACGGCCGCGTCACTACGGCCGACGCCGAGGGACGAATCCGCGCCTACGTCGGCCAGGGCGAACTGACCGCCGACGAACTCAACACGTTCGGCACCCGTGCGGTCGCCAAGGTGTCCGACCTACAGCGGTTGTTGCGTTACGTTTGCCGCGAGGGGTTCGAGCACCACGTCGTGATGACCGGCTCGACTAGCGCCGCCGCCCTGGCCGAGGCGTTTTCCAACTACCTCGGCTGGGAGACGTACTCGCATTCGTGA